Proteins encoded together in one Alteribacter keqinensis window:
- a CDS encoding Rne/Rng family ribonuclease, with translation MLEIILNTITDEKRGAILENGKVVEWLVELPAGTARVGDIYKGRVTKVLPGMEAAFVDLGIGKDGYLHSKDVRATDGGKKPIASCVKQGQEVLVQVAKEEMSTKGPKLSEFIQLPGQSIVYLPYSDYVAVSKRLGEDELRKEWRTFGQETVEAPEGIIIRTVAKELSMDQVRQELDVLREMFRDSLVDSKEKGAPALVFEGGSMILQVARNYAHRPNTKITIDHPKDYTFLTRWLRMNPFEQAEVRLHKERGGIFTVFDLEKKLEHVFSKQVWLKNGGSLIIEETEAMTVIDVNTGKFTGKTSLEDTVVKANCGAAVAVAEQLRLRDLGGIIIVDFIDMEDEKSQELVLKTLNDALREDRTRTTVIGFTKLGLVEMTRKKARSTVAERLTESCTVCEGKGLVRSAQSLYFALERELLEMQDTEAVVISAGKELGEYLDTGRHRHSLEEKTGVRVFFTQTEGLGYSVRFAGELEDAKGFWNRQTGD, from the coding sequence GTGCTTGAAATCATATTAAATACAATTACAGATGAAAAGCGAGGCGCCATTCTTGAAAACGGCAAAGTCGTGGAGTGGCTCGTGGAGCTCCCGGCCGGAACGGCGAGAGTAGGCGATATATATAAAGGGAGAGTTACAAAGGTGCTTCCGGGAATGGAAGCGGCGTTTGTGGATCTCGGAATTGGAAAAGACGGCTACTTACATAGTAAAGACGTGAGGGCGACAGACGGTGGGAAAAAGCCGATTGCCTCGTGTGTGAAACAGGGCCAGGAAGTGCTTGTCCAGGTTGCGAAAGAAGAGATGAGTACGAAAGGGCCGAAGCTCTCGGAATTTATCCAGCTTCCGGGGCAGTCCATTGTTTACCTTCCCTACTCTGATTACGTGGCTGTATCAAAGCGCCTTGGGGAAGATGAGCTGAGAAAAGAGTGGCGTACGTTCGGGCAGGAGACGGTAGAGGCTCCGGAGGGGATCATTATCCGGACCGTTGCAAAAGAACTGAGTATGGATCAGGTAAGGCAGGAGCTCGATGTGCTCCGGGAGATGTTCAGGGACAGCCTTGTGGATTCGAAGGAGAAAGGAGCCCCGGCACTTGTGTTTGAGGGGGGATCGATGATTTTGCAGGTGGCAAGAAACTATGCCCACCGGCCGAATACGAAAATTACGATCGACCATCCGAAAGACTACACCTTTTTGACCCGCTGGCTGAGGATGAATCCCTTTGAACAGGCAGAGGTACGTTTGCATAAAGAGCGTGGAGGCATTTTTACGGTCTTCGATCTGGAAAAAAAGCTTGAGCATGTGTTCAGTAAGCAGGTGTGGCTGAAAAACGGCGGCTCTTTAATAATAGAAGAAACAGAAGCAATGACCGTCATTGATGTGAATACGGGGAAGTTTACCGGAAAGACGTCCCTTGAGGATACGGTGGTTAAAGCGAACTGTGGGGCGGCGGTGGCTGTGGCTGAACAGTTGCGTCTCCGGGATCTCGGCGGAATTATTATTGTGGACTTTATTGATATGGAGGACGAAAAGAGCCAGGAGCTGGTATTAAAGACCTTGAATGATGCTCTCAGAGAGGACCGGACAAGAACGACTGTGATTGGGTTTACAAAGCTCGGGCTTGTGGAGATGACCCGGAAAAAAGCGAGGTCGACGGTGGCGGAACGGCTTACGGAGTCATGTACGGTTTGTGAAGGGAAAGGCCTCGTGAGATCGGCACAGAGCCTGTACTTTGCTCTTGAGCGTGAGCTTCTTGAGATGCAGGATACAGAGGCGGTTGTCATCAGCGCAGGAAAGGAACTGGGGGAGTATCTGGATACGGGTCGTCACAGACATTCTCTTGAGGAGAAGACGGGAGTGCGTGTTTTCTTTACCCAGACAGAGGGTTTGGGTTACTCGGTTCGTTTTGCCGGTGAGTTGGAGGATGCGAAGGGTTTTTGGAATCGGCAAACTGGTGATTGA
- a CDS encoding M50 family metallopeptidase, with amino-acid sequence MDLLKIVKVHPLFWVILGSGVITGYFKEVIMMFLIVFIHEMGHGWTAKRFGWRLTKIELLPFGGVAETEEYGNRPVKEEALVIIAGPLQHLWLIALSFICLQFQWWSASDHAIFLFHNLTILAFNLLPIKPLDGGKLLFVLQTAFLPYRKALYTSFYSSLVFLTLFWCVALSILPFHLNLIVVLSFLAVHHYLEWRQRHFIFMRFLIERFEKKAKLVSRMRPLFVNGDEKVADVIKKLRRNCQHMIVLHDTGKAVEEEKILEAFFNQKKRMLPIDAVF; translated from the coding sequence ATGGATCTTTTGAAGATCGTTAAAGTTCACCCGCTCTTCTGGGTCATTCTAGGCTCCGGGGTCATTACCGGTTATTTTAAGGAAGTCATCATGATGTTTTTGATCGTGTTTATTCATGAGATGGGACATGGATGGACGGCGAAACGGTTTGGCTGGCGCCTGACTAAGATTGAACTCCTTCCTTTTGGTGGTGTGGCAGAAACAGAGGAGTACGGAAACAGGCCGGTGAAAGAAGAAGCGCTTGTGATTATCGCCGGACCCCTGCAGCACCTCTGGCTCATTGCCCTGAGCTTTATCTGCCTACAGTTTCAATGGTGGAGTGCTTCGGATCATGCCATTTTTCTGTTTCACAACCTGACAATTCTGGCCTTTAACCTTCTGCCGATTAAGCCATTGGACGGAGGCAAATTACTGTTTGTTCTTCAGACTGCGTTCCTTCCATACCGGAAAGCACTCTACACATCGTTTTATTCTTCTCTCGTGTTTTTAACGCTGTTCTGGTGTGTTGCTTTGAGCATTCTTCCCTTCCATCTGAATTTAATCGTCGTCCTCAGCTTCCTCGCTGTTCATCATTATCTTGAATGGAGACAGCGGCATTTTATTTTCATGCGTTTTCTCATCGAGCGTTTTGAGAAAAAGGCAAAACTCGTGAGCCGGATGAGGCCTTTGTTTGTGAATGGGGACGAGAAGGTCGCTGATGTGATTAAAAAATTGAGACGAAACTGTCAGCACATGATTGTCCTCCACGATACTGGAAAAGCAGTTGAGGAAGAAAAAATCCTTGAAGCTTTTTTTAATCAGAAAAAAAGAATGCTCCCCATAGACGCGGTCTTTTGA
- a CDS encoding M23 family metallopeptidase — protein MKNRAEKIKRMMEAKRKRRQPGRAREGERRRDRSSYPPWIQTSHDEAREETDFYRPGARDKEQSEPFFKKETIMFQVLSSVCLFLLVAILFSLPAGQFDTARQFVHQSFNQDFEFAAVSDWYENQFGRPLALLPPSMEVAPAPEGEDMELAYALPANGTIAESFEQNGRGIYVETNINESVEAVRGGVISFVGEDEAKEWGKTVVIRHYDGGESWYGMLDNIQVNLYDHVEAGDLVGYVSPARDDDSVGVYYFALKEGESFVDPIDVIAP, from the coding sequence ATGAAAAATCGGGCGGAGAAAATAAAAAGAATGATGGAAGCAAAGCGTAAGCGCCGGCAGCCCGGCAGAGCACGGGAAGGGGAGCGGAGACGGGACCGGTCTTCCTATCCGCCATGGATTCAGACGAGCCATGACGAGGCCAGGGAAGAAACGGACTTTTACCGCCCCGGTGCAAGGGATAAGGAGCAGTCTGAACCTTTCTTTAAAAAGGAGACCATCATGTTTCAGGTACTCTCGAGTGTGTGCCTGTTCCTTCTTGTTGCAATCCTTTTCAGTCTTCCGGCAGGGCAGTTTGATACCGCCCGTCAGTTTGTTCATCAATCCTTTAATCAGGACTTCGAATTTGCTGCGGTGTCTGACTGGTATGAGAATCAGTTCGGCCGTCCCCTTGCTCTCCTGCCCCCAAGCATGGAAGTAGCACCGGCACCTGAGGGGGAAGACATGGAACTGGCATACGCGTTACCTGCTAACGGGACCATCGCCGAGTCCTTTGAGCAGAACGGACGGGGCATTTATGTGGAGACGAATATTAATGAGTCTGTTGAAGCGGTCCGGGGTGGCGTGATCAGCTTTGTAGGTGAAGACGAAGCAAAAGAGTGGGGAAAAACAGTGGTGATCCGTCATTACGACGGGGGAGAATCGTGGTACGGCATGCTCGACAATATCCAGGTAAATCTCTATGACCATGTGGAAGCAGGTGATCTGGTCGGGTACGTATCACCGGCTCGTGATGACGATTCGGTTGGTGTGTATTACTTTGCATTAAAAGAAGGGGAAAGTTTCGTTGATCCGATTGATGTGATCGCACCTTGA
- a CDS encoding class I SAM-dependent methyltransferase, whose protein sequence is MLNKQGFDLWAKAYDQDVMVIEEKNEYPFAGYKKNINGIYSEVMKKDQAEVLDIGFGTGVLTTSLYEDGHRVTGIDFSSEMIAIARGKMPDATLIEWDFAKGLPTEVKEEKFDAVVSTYALHHLSDEEKVRMVRELLPLLKEGGKIFIGDVAFETREHLNTCREENLHHWDGNEFYFVADELEEALRGVCRVTFHKHSYCGGVFVIEK, encoded by the coding sequence GTGTTAAATAAACAGGGATTCGATTTGTGGGCAAAAGCCTATGATCAGGACGTGATGGTTATTGAAGAAAAGAACGAGTATCCCTTTGCAGGGTATAAGAAGAACATCAACGGAATTTACAGTGAAGTGATGAAAAAAGACCAAGCAGAGGTTTTGGATATCGGCTTTGGGACAGGTGTACTGACCACAAGCCTCTATGAAGACGGCCATCGGGTTACGGGGATTGATTTTTCCAGTGAAATGATAGCCATAGCCAGGGGGAAAATGCCTGATGCGACCTTGATTGAGTGGGATTTTGCAAAAGGACTGCCTACGGAAGTGAAGGAAGAAAAGTTTGACGCCGTTGTGAGTACATACGCCCTTCACCATTTGAGTGACGAGGAGAAGGTAAGGATGGTGAGGGAGCTGCTGCCGCTGTTAAAAGAAGGCGGCAAAATTTTCATCGGGGACGTGGCATTTGAAACGCGGGAGCATCTGAACACATGCCGGGAGGAGAATCTTCATCACTGGGACGGGAATGAGTTTTACTTTGTGGCTGATGAGCTGGAAGAAGCGTTAAGGGGAGTATGCCGGGTGACGTTCCACAAGCATTCCTACTGCGGCGGTGTGTTTGTTATAGAGAAGTAG
- a CDS encoding NUDIX hydrolase, with translation MLNFTICFIKRGNEILLLNREKGSWMGRWNGVGGKIEPGETPLQGVLREVKEETGLVLTDIDHKGNVTWVIDGADYGGMYVYIAEIPEQTSYPTPVKREEGILDWKTREWLIDKENTGLADFMYFLPQMLDGENKHTYRYYYEGDLLVNVDENPLEKVYSRV, from the coding sequence ATGCTGAATTTTACGATTTGTTTTATTAAAAGGGGAAACGAAATTCTTTTGCTCAACCGGGAAAAAGGATCATGGATGGGCAGGTGGAACGGTGTCGGTGGGAAAATTGAACCCGGGGAAACACCTCTTCAAGGGGTGCTTAGAGAAGTAAAAGAAGAGACGGGGCTGGTGCTTACTGACATCGACCATAAAGGAAATGTAACGTGGGTGATAGACGGTGCAGATTATGGAGGCATGTATGTGTATATTGCTGAAATTCCGGAACAGACATCGTATCCAACACCGGTAAAAAGAGAAGAAGGGATTCTGGACTGGAAAACGAGAGAGTGGCTTATTGATAAAGAAAACACGGGCCTTGCTGATTTTATGTATTTCCTGCCACAGATGCTTGATGGGGAAAATAAACATACATACCGGTATTATTACGAAGGAGACCTGCTCGTAAATGTAGACGAAAATCCACTGGAGAAGGTGTACAGCCGGGTTTAG
- a CDS encoding DUF2332 domain-containing protein produces the protein MDLSGRFVRFAEKECKGSSPLYEKWSKEVAKDRQLLDLASNAGEGQPVPNLFFGAVQYLLLKEKEDGILGADFKRFKEFCIENKSEISRLLKTKRVQTNEIRRCAYLYPVFCSIFQQTAKPLSLIEIGTSAGLQLHWDRYSYEYGDGYTYGKADSSVRIRSEFKGKPVLLPESPPVVSRVGVDLYVNDVRKEEDRMWLKALIWPEHEERRVLFEEAARVMKKDPVQLIEGDGVSLLPELAEKTERDSTLVVFHTHVANQMPVNVKEQLEKNIHLISGWRDVFHVYNNMWDGLLHVDSIIDGIEEKNTIGRTEGHGQWFEWNL, from the coding sequence GTGGATCTCTCGGGACGTTTTGTACGTTTTGCTGAAAAAGAGTGTAAAGGATCAAGTCCGCTTTACGAAAAATGGAGTAAAGAGGTTGCGAAAGACCGGCAGCTCCTTGACCTGGCTTCGAACGCCGGGGAGGGACAGCCGGTTCCGAATCTGTTTTTTGGTGCTGTTCAATATCTGCTCCTTAAAGAAAAAGAGGATGGGATCCTGGGGGCGGATTTTAAGAGATTTAAAGAATTCTGCATCGAGAACAAATCAGAGATTTCGCGTCTGTTAAAAACAAAGCGTGTACAAACAAATGAGATCAGACGATGTGCGTATCTTTATCCGGTGTTTTGCTCGATTTTTCAACAGACGGCCAAGCCTCTCTCTTTGATTGAAATCGGGACGAGTGCAGGTCTGCAGCTCCATTGGGATCGTTACTCGTATGAATATGGGGACGGTTATACATATGGGAAGGCGGATTCTTCTGTCCGGATTCGCTCCGAGTTTAAAGGGAAGCCTGTTCTTTTGCCCGAGAGCCCGCCTGTTGTTTCAAGAGTAGGGGTGGATCTTTACGTGAATGACGTAAGAAAAGAGGAAGATCGCATGTGGCTGAAGGCACTCATCTGGCCCGAGCACGAAGAACGACGCGTCCTGTTTGAAGAAGCCGCACGGGTGATGAAAAAAGATCCTGTTCAGCTCATTGAAGGAGACGGAGTCAGTCTGTTGCCCGAACTGGCGGAAAAAACCGAGAGAGATTCGACCCTCGTTGTTTTTCATACCCACGTGGCTAATCAGATGCCTGTCAATGTTAAAGAACAGTTGGAGAAAAACATCCACTTAATCAGCGGTTGGCGTGATGTTTTCCATGTGTACAACAACATGTGGGATGGTTTGCTGCATGTGGATTCAATAATAGACGGGATTGAGGAGAAAAACACCATTGGCCGCACGGAAGGGCACGGCCAATGGTTTGAGTGGAATCTTTAG
- a CDS encoding helix-turn-helix domain-containing protein: MNNQKLGEEIVKLRKQHFLSQKQLAEGICSQSAISQIERGQIFPGVDTLYNLSAKLHVPIDYFIQLMLEDDMDENEDLIAHVEHLSGEQKFEQMYGLLKGKLDESINCYWMTSYLTWHFHLSAYQTKRVSIEKTIQLLKDLHDEKKTPVQSKGNLRNRILNSIAYLLATNGQYKESLYYYDKILKNEDRSSAVTSVLTPDIFTIRVMYNKSKTLYDMGASEESLATIEDGIKKSLEKENMSLLGQFYYYRGQCFERLGSDEDEIRECYQKALFIFELLDKKLYSRLLWKYKESYLK; the protein is encoded by the coding sequence ATGAATAACCAAAAGTTAGGCGAAGAAATCGTAAAGCTCCGCAAGCAGCACTTTCTTTCACAAAAACAGCTTGCTGAAGGGATCTGCAGCCAGTCAGCCATTTCTCAAATCGAGCGGGGACAGATTTTTCCGGGAGTTGATACGCTGTATAACCTGTCAGCTAAACTTCATGTACCAATCGACTACTTTATCCAGCTCATGCTTGAAGACGATATGGATGAAAATGAGGATCTCATAGCCCATGTTGAACATTTGTCCGGCGAGCAGAAGTTTGAACAGATGTATGGGCTGCTCAAGGGAAAATTGGACGAATCCATTAACTGCTACTGGATGACAAGCTATCTCACGTGGCATTTTCACTTAAGTGCCTATCAGACAAAACGTGTTTCAATAGAAAAAACCATTCAGCTGCTCAAAGACCTACACGATGAGAAGAAAACACCTGTTCAGTCAAAAGGTAATCTGCGGAACCGGATTCTTAACTCGATTGCCTACCTGCTGGCAACGAACGGGCAGTATAAGGAAAGCCTGTATTACTATGACAAAATCCTTAAGAATGAAGACCGGTCATCAGCGGTTACGTCTGTTCTGACTCCCGATATTTTCACAATCAGGGTTATGTACAATAAATCTAAAACTCTCTATGACATGGGTGCTTCAGAAGAGTCACTCGCGACGATTGAGGACGGTATTAAGAAGTCACTGGAAAAGGAAAATATGTCTCTTCTGGGCCAATTCTATTACTACCGCGGTCAGTGCTTTGAGAGACTCGGCTCGGATGAGGACGAAATTAGAGAATGTTACCAAAAAGCGCTCTTCATTTTCGAACTGCTTGATAAGAAGCTGTACAGCCGGCTGCTATGGAAATATAAAGAAAGCTACCTGAAGTGA